ATCGAACCGGGAGAAATTTTCGGGATTGTAGGATACAGTGGGGCGGGAAAAAGTTCCCTGCTACGTTGCATGAATCTGTTGGAACGACCCACAACAGGAGTTGTGCGGTTGAATGATGTGGATTTGACGACATTAAACACGCAAGAACTGCGTCAAGCACGTCAAAAGATAGGCATGATTTTTCAACACTTTAACCTGAACAGCAGTCGAACCGTTTTTCAAAACGTTGCTTTTGCCTTAAAAGCTGCCAACAAGTCAAAGGACTTTATTGAAAAACGGGTGCCGGAGCTGCTTGCATTGGTAGGGTTAGCCGATAAGGCAGACCAATATCCCAGTCAACTCAGCGGAGGCCAAAAACAAAGAGTGGGGATTGCAAGGGCATTGGCAAATGACCCGCATGTTTTGCTTTGTGATGAAGCGACCTCCGCTCTTGATCCGAAGACTACCAAATCGATACTCGCCTTGTTAAAAGAAATCAATGAAAAACTCGGATTAACGATCGTTTTGATCACCCACGAGATGGAAGTCATCAAAGAAATCTGCCATCGGGTGGCTGTCATGAAAGAAGGAGACATTATCGAAGTGGGCAATGTCTACGATATTTTTGCGAATCCGAAGCAATCTCTTACAAGAGAGTTTATCGAGACGGTTCTGCATTTTGAGTTACCCAGTGAGGTTTTACAGCATCGGAATCCGCACGGAATTCTGGTGAAAATACAATTTAAAGGCGAAATTGCGGAAGAGAGCATTGTGTCTGACGTTCTACAATCCTGCAAGGTAAAAGGAAATATTCTGCACGGAAAAATCGAATATATTCAAAATGTGCCGCTTGGCATATTCATTATGGAGTTGAGCGGTGATTCACAAGAAGTGGATAAAGCACTCGGTCTCCTACGGGAAAGAACTTCTGAATTGGAGGTGATCGCGGATGTCCTTAAATAAAGTGATTGAACTCCTGCCCGACCTGATGAAAGCGTTTAATGACACGATGTATATGGTGGGAGTATCGCTTTTCATCTCGATCGTTATCGGAATTCCGCTGGGAATACTTCTGTTCGTGACCGATAAAGGCTTGTTTTTTGAAAACCGGTTCATCAATTTGTTGCTTGGGACCTTGGCCAATATTGTCAGGTCGGTTCCGTTCATTATACTGCTGGTTGCTTTACTGCCATTTACCCAATTTTTAATCGGGTCCACAATCGGCCCTACTGCTGCTTCTGTCCCATTATCAGTTGCAGCGATACCTTTTTACGCACGTCTCGTTGAATCATCCCTGCGTGAGATCAATA
The sequence above is a segment of the Effusibacillus dendaii genome. Coding sequences within it:
- a CDS encoding methionine ABC transporter permease; this translates as MSLNKVIELLPDLMKAFNDTMYMVGVSLFISIVIGIPLGILLFVTDKGLFFENRFINLLLGTLANIVRSVPFIILLVALLPFTQFLIGSTIGPTAASVPLSVAAIPFYARLVESSLREINKGVIEAAISTGASPWLIIREVLLPEARPGIIAGLTITAISLLGFSAMAGIVGGGGIGDLAIRFGYYRYDNEIMLVTVLILIALVQIIQFLGDWARNKVDKR
- a CDS encoding methionine ABC transporter ATP-binding protein, with the translated sequence MIELVDLYKEYQTKRGKVIAVNHVSLKIEPGEIFGIVGYSGAGKSSLLRCMNLLERPTTGVVRLNDVDLTTLNTQELRQARQKIGMIFQHFNLNSSRTVFQNVAFALKAANKSKDFIEKRVPELLALVGLADKADQYPSQLSGGQKQRVGIARALANDPHVLLCDEATSALDPKTTKSILALLKEINEKLGLTIVLITHEMEVIKEICHRVAVMKEGDIIEVGNVYDIFANPKQSLTREFIETVLHFELPSEVLQHRNPHGILVKIQFKGEIAEESIVSDVLQSCKVKGNILHGKIEYIQNVPLGIFIMELSGDSQEVDKALGLLRERTSELEVIADVLK